The following DNA comes from Methanothermus fervidus DSM 2088.
ATCTCTTGAGTTATTCTTTCTGCAATTTCATCTACATTGCGAATTATACCTCTACGTTTTAAAAATCTTTTAACTTCTTTTTTGAATGTTTTTTTATCAATTCTGAATTCTTCTTCCCTAGATAAAACTGTATCTACAAGCCTATCCCTTATTTCATCCATTAATTCTTTTTCTTTTTTTGTAAATTCAGGAACTTTCACAATATATTTAGGTAAATCTTCAATCTCAGATTCTTCTTTAAACACTGTTGTACTTTTTTTATCTTTTGTAATTTCTGGTAAAGGTTTTTTTCGTTTTTCTTCACCTATTATGTCTTCATCAAAATTTTCACTTCCAAAATCACCGAGTATTTCTCTTAATTCTTTCAATGCGTCTTTTTTTCTTTTTTTCCTCATGAAAACCACAATTTTACTATTTTCAATATTAACTTATAAAGTTCATAATACAAAAATTTTTATTATGGTGGAAAAAATTATTCTATTCTTTTTTAATAGAAGTCAAATTTATAAAACATTAGTTTTAAAAATTTGGGAAATTATCATAAAAAATTTTATAAAGGTGTTTAGTAGTAGAGATAGAAATTACAAATTATTTAATTGGAGGAATAACATGAAACAAATTCAAATTACAGCGTCTGATGGAACTATTAAAGTTATATCAAAAAACAATAGAAAGGTTTCAGTTAAAGAAGTGGAATTAATGCCTCTATGGGCTTTCTGTATGCAGCACAACAGACCATATATAGATACTTTTTTATCAGTATTTGAAAAAGTTATTAAGGAGACAGTCTCTGAAGTTTTTCCACACAAAAAATTAGATATAATATATAGGATTGAATCAAATGATTCACTAGAGAATTCCAATGAAATAGAAATTATATTAGAAAATTTAAGGGCTGATAATGAAGAATTTGAAATTATTGGAGAAGTTCTAAGGTTAGAAGGAAACGACAAAAGAGATGTGTTAACAAAATTAACAAGTTTTCACCGCAGAGTTAATGCAACTGTCGAAAAAACTATATAGAGTCACGTCGAATACATGATAATACTTTAAATAAGGTATTTGTTGGATTATTTGATTTTACATGTATTTTTCCATTTTTGGAAAGGATTACAACTCCTGAATCTAAGTATATTTTTCCCTTTTTTATAACGTATCTTTCTTTACAATCTTTTAAATTAATTTGGTATGGTAGAGTAACAATCAATTCGTTGTTCTTTTGTTTAATATTATATTTCTTCTTATAACCTTCTATATCCAATAATACTTTTTTAAATCCAAGTTTTTTCAATGATTTGCAAAGTTTTTCTAAGATTTTTTCATCAATATTAAATTTTTCAGCCTCAATCACAGCAATTCCATCAAGGTCCCTAACTCTGATATTTCCTGCAAAAAATTTCTTCACAATGTTTTCAGCCTTGTTTATTCTTTTTATTTTATTTTTAGTTAATTTTCCTTTTTTTACTCTTGTAGCAAGACATGTTGTGTCTTTTAAATGCCTTATATTTTTATTTTTTAAATATTCTGCAGCTTCATCATGAGATATTTGGGCTTCAACTAATGGACTCTTAATATTTTCTTCATAATTTGCCACAATTCCTGGCCTATCTTCCAACATATCAGTGACATTTGTTCCATCAATAATTTCAAATTTTTCTCCCACGAAATTTTTAATTAATTTATACATTCTTTTTTTACAAAAATAGCAGCGATATTTCTCATGTTGAAACCATTCATATTCTAAAAAATTTTCTTTAATTATTTTATGTTTAACTCCAATCTCTCTTGCAATTTTCTTTGCCTCAGTGATTTGATTTTTTGGAATTGCACCTATATCAACTGTCACTGCAATAACTTCGTTAGAAACTTCTTTAGCAATTTTTAATAATAATGTGCTATCTACGCCACCAGAAAATGCTACAGCAATGTTTTTATTCTTTAATAATTCTTTTAGTTTTTTTATTTTTTTATCCAGCATTAAAAGCACCGGATTTAGCTCTCTGCCCAACTCTTTCTGGATCTACAGTGGAAAGCTCAAGTCCGGGTATTATTACACGTACAACCGGAACTCCTATTTCTCGTGTGAGATTTACTATAAATACATCTTTGAATCCTCTTTTTTTAAGTTTTTGTAAAACTATTTCAATATTCTTTTTTAAATTGTTTGAAGCTTCATTTTTTAGTTCTTCAATTCCAATAACGTCTTCAGGTTCTCTAAACCAATGATAATTAATTCTTTTCATTCTTTCATATCCAATTCTTTCAACAAACATTTTTCTCATTTTGCTTTCTTCTACACCATAAATTTCTGTTGCCCTACTTTGTGCTACTTCTGTTAATGCACGCATCACTGCAATTTCTGGATCTAAATGTGATCCAAAACCTATAGTTAAAAGTCGTGGATCTTTTAAATGTATATCATCTGCTACAGCTGCTACAGTATGTACTTTTATATCGGAAGTTATATCTAACAATTTAATATCAATTTTAGCTTTTTTAAACTTATTTAATAAATTTTCAATCATTTCATTTTCAACATTACTACAATCAATCTTTTTTGCCCCCCTCCTACGAATTTCAAATAAACTCCATGCATCTCTTTCAATCACTTCAAATATGCCATGAAGTATTGCCTCTTCTATTACATTTCCTGAAGCTAATCCATTAGTATTAGATCTAAATAACCTAACAGAATTTTTCCTGGGATTATATGGATGATAAACAGCATTTGCAGGCACATAATATTTTTTATTATTTCTTAAATTTAATGCAGCACACCATTCTAATTTTGAATCAGGTGAGATCCTTCCTGGTAAAATCAACTCATTAGGATCAATACATCTTTCAAGTTCTTCAGTTGTAGAAATTATTGTATTATCATTGCTTCTCATTTCAGCAGAATACCTTTCAATTGCTTCCATAATTACAGAAGCTTTCGCCTGTTCTTTGGTGACACCTTTACCTTTATATACATTTATTGCACCTTTTTTTACTCCTGACCTAAATGCTAAAAATACAGGTATGCCAACTCTATCGATATTGGTTATATTTTTTATTTTTTTCACTCCAATTTCCTTAACTTTATCTTTAGTATACTCAATTGTTTTAGATGGGCTTACAATCCTATAAGAGGTTTCTTTGTATTCTACATGTAATTCATGTATCATTAAACTCACCTATACAGATATTGCAAATATTGCAAACAAGAATAATACAAATGCAAAAACAATTGTAAAGAACCATATTATGAAATTCCAGCGAAAAACTTTTGAACCATCAAGTATACCAATTGGAAGTAAATTAAAAAATGCTAAGAAACTGTTTATTGCAAATCCAAGGTAAAATATTTCTCTAAAGAACCCTGTTTTAGTTAAAGCCAAAAACAATAGAGCTAAAAATATATTTGTTAAAGGTCCAGCTAAAGATATTTTTCCATCTTCATCTCGCCTTATATGTCCTCCATAAATATAGACAGCTCCTGGTGCAGCAAAAACAATGCCTAAAAATATTGCCATCACAATTGCAAGTACTAATCCCTCAAACCATAATTTATATTCTGCCCAAAAACCATATTTTAAAGCTACAATTTTATGGGCAATTTCATGGAGTATAAACCCCAAACCCACAACAATTATCATTGCTGGAAAAATAGTTATCATGACATGCAAATTTTTATTACTCCAAAGATATGCAAAAATTGCTGCTATTACAATCATCGACAGAAGGAGTTCTTTAAGTTCTTGAGATGTGAATCTTATTTTCATCAATTATACCCCATTTTTACTTTCTAATCTTCTAAATCTTTCAGGTATTGTAGTTCTTGGAATATTTAAATAATATTCACTTGCCGTATCTACTATTTCAATTGATATATCAGCTATACGTTCAAACGCCTTAACAACGCGTGCTAGAGATATGTAATACGTTGATTCTTCTTTATTTATAAATTTTGTTTCTGCCATTTCTATGGCTATTTGGTTTAGAGCTTCTTTTTGTAGTTTGTGCATTCTATCTTCGAATCTCATGATTTTATTCTTAAATTCCAATTTTTCATTTAAGAAAGCTTCCATAGATAAATTAAGCATTTTATTTGCTAATTTAAACATGTCTTCCAAATATCCTCTTATAAATTCACCCACCGGTTTCTTCTCTTTTACAACGAAATCAGCAATTGTGCATGAGTGATCTCCTATTCTTTCAAGATCATATGCAATTTCAGCAAAAATCAATGTTTTGCTAAATTCTGAGTATGGATTCAGTGCTAGTGCTGTCTCAACAGATGATCTAATTTTTTCATGCATGTTGTTAGTTGTGTAATCCATTTTAAGAGATTTTTGTGCCAATTCTTCATCATGCTTTAACAATGACTCAAAAGAATTTTTTAATTGTTTAGAAACATGTTCTGACATTTTTCTTAGAATTTCTTTAATGAAAAAACTTCCTGGATGTTCATCCTTTGCTTTATCCTCTCCAAAGACTTTAGAGAATTCTTCAAACTTTCCAATGTCTAATATATATGCCTTTTTTACAACACCTTTATTTATTAGAGGTTGTAAAAGTTTTGTTACATATCTTCTACTAATCCCCAATTTTTTGGCAATTTCTGCCTGTGTTGATGGATTTTCATAAAGTATGATTTTTAATAATGATTTTAATGTAGCATTTTTAGTTCTTTTTTTCTTCATTTTTTTCTCCCTCATCTATCTTAATTTCCACAGATTCTTTGAGGATATGGATTATAAGATAAAGGAGTAAGAATATTATAATGAAGCTTAAATAAGGGTATGACAATTCAAGGAAAGTTTTGATAACATCTGAAATACTGCCTCCAACATCGCAAAATCCTCTTGTTAACATTATTAGTGAGACTAGTATAAGAAGATATCCATGTTTTTGTTTAATGTCACTCGGAAAAAACAGAAGATATAACCCCATAGCCGATAGTCCAATTCCAATAGACCTGAAAAGGTTCCAATTAGTTATTCCTTCAAGAAAATAGAAAATTTTTTCTGATTTCCAATAAAAGGGATGTAATACATATATTATTTCAATAGATAAAACTAAAAATAAGGGTATTGTATATACCACACTACTCTCTATCTTTTTTGTTCTTATGTTCTTCACAGGTTCTTTAAGAGGTTCTTTTATGTAATGTGACAAAAATTGATATAACATAGAACCTAAAGCAGCTCCTAAAACTGTACCACCTATACCTAGCTTTATAGTGGTAAATGTCACAATAGCTGATATTACTCCAGCCATCAATATATCAAATAATTTAGACAATTTAACCATTCAATTCACCTAGTAATAATAAACAATCTCAGCTTCTTCTTCTTTACTGATCCCATATTGCGCTATGGTTTTTTTGACATTATTTTCTGTATTTATGAGATTAACATGGATTTTTTCATCAGTAATTGTAAGTTCATTATAAGAAGGAAAACTCTCACCTCTTAATCTTCTAGTTGTCGCTGTTCCTGAATTTATGGTGGCCATTTTTTCAATCATCCATACGTTTGGTACATGTTTATGTCCATTTAAAACAAAGTCAACTCCGCAGTCAATAAGTAATTTTAATACATCCCCACAATCTAACAATATATTTCTTTCCCTACCAGTTTGTGGAATTGGCAGAAGATGGTGATGAAATGTAACTATCTTAATAAATCCGTTGGGTATGCGCTTAAGTTTATCATGCGCCCATTCCATTTGATCAATCCCTATTTGTCCATCATCTATATCTGGTTGGGATGAATCAAGGCCAATTATTGCAAATTCTCCACTTTTATCTATATGTAAAAATTTTCGATGTCCTATTAATTTTTCAAAATGTACTA
Coding sequences within:
- a CDS encoding conserved hypothetical protein (KEGG: mth:MTH991 hypothetical protein~SPTR: O27072 Putative uncharacterized protein); this encodes MKQIQITASDGTIKVISKNNRKVSVKEVELMPLWAFCMQHNRPYIDTFLSVFEKVIKETVSEVFPHKKLDIIYRIESNDSLENSNEIEIILENLRADNEEFEIIGEVLRLEGNDKRDVLTKLTSFHRRVNATVEKTI
- a CDS encoding PP-loop domain protein (COGs: COG1606 ATP-utilizing protein of the PP-loop superfamily~InterPro IPR005232: IPR011063: IPR014729~KEGG: msi:Msm_0482 PP family ATPase~PFAM: PP-loop domain protein~SPTR: Q2NEV1 Predicted ATP-utilizing enzyme~PFAM: ExsB~TIGRFAM: conserved hypothetical protein TIGR00268) yields the protein MLLMLDKKIKKLKELLKNKNIAVAFSGGVDSTLLLKIAKEVSNEVIAVTVDIGAIPKNQITEAKKIAREIGVKHKIIKENFLEYEWFQHEKYRCYFCKKRMYKLIKNFVGEKFEIIDGTNVTDMLEDRPGIVANYEENIKSPLVEAQISHDEAAEYLKNKNIRHLKDTTCLATRVKKGKLTKNKIKRINKAENIVKKFFAGNIRVRDLDGIAVIEAEKFNIDEKILEKLCKSLKKLGFKKVLLDIEGYKKKYNIKQKNNELIVTLPYQINLKDCKERYVIKKGKIYLDSGVVILSKNGKIHVKSNNPTNTLFKVLSCIRRDSI
- a CDS encoding methanogenesis marker protein 1 (COGs: COG1944 conserved hypothetical protein~InterPro IPR017667: IPR003776~KEGG: mth:MTH987 hypothetical protein~PFAM: protein of unknown function DUF181~SPTR: O27068 UPF0142 protein MTH_987~TIGRFAM: methanogenesis marker protein 1~PFAM: YcaO-like family~TIGRFAM: uncharacterized domain; putative methanogenesis marker protein 1; bacteriocin biosynthesis docking scaffold, SagD family) yields the protein MIHELHVEYKETSYRIVSPSKTIEYTKDKVKEIGVKKIKNITNIDRVGIPVFLAFRSGVKKGAINVYKGKGVTKEQAKASVIMEAIERYSAEMRSNDNTIISTTEELERCIDPNELILPGRISPDSKLEWCAALNLRNNKKYYVPANAVYHPYNPRKNSVRLFRSNTNGLASGNVIEEAILHGIFEVIERDAWSLFEIRRRGAKKIDCSNVENEMIENLLNKFKKAKIDIKLLDITSDIKVHTVAAVADDIHLKDPRLLTIGFGSHLDPEIAVMRALTEVAQSRATEIYGVEESKMRKMFVERIGYERMKRINYHWFREPEDVIGIEELKNEASNNLKKNIEIVLQKLKKRGFKDVFIVNLTREIGVPVVRVIIPGLELSTVDPERVGQRAKSGAFNAG
- a CDS encoding peptidase M50 (InterPro IPR008915~KEGG: mth:MTH986 hypothetical protein~PFAM: peptidase M50~SPTR: O27067 Conserved protein~PFAM: Peptidase family M50) — its product is MKIRFTSQELKELLLSMIVIAAIFAYLWSNKNLHVMITIFPAMIIVVGLGFILHEIAHKIVALKYGFWAEYKLWFEGLVLAIVMAIFLGIVFAAPGAVYIYGGHIRRDEDGKISLAGPLTNIFLALLFLALTKTGFFREIFYLGFAINSFLAFFNLLPIGILDGSKVFRWNFIIWFFTIVFAFVLFLFAIFAISV
- a CDS encoding phosphate uptake regulator, PhoU (COGs: COG0704 Phosphate uptake regulator~InterPro IPR008170~KEGG: mth:MTH1724 phosphate transport system regulator related protein~PFAM: PhoU family protein~SPTR: O27757 Phosphate transport system regulator related protein~PFAM: Sugar-specific transcriptional regulator TrmB; PhoU domain), whose amino-acid sequence is MKKKRTKNATLKSLLKIILYENPSTQAEIAKKLGISRRYVTKLLQPLINKGVVKKAYILDIGKFEEFSKVFGEDKAKDEHPGSFFIKEILRKMSEHVSKQLKNSFESLLKHDEELAQKSLKMDYTTNNMHEKIRSSVETALALNPYSEFSKTLIFAEIAYDLERIGDHSCTIADFVVKEKKPVGEFIRGYLEDMFKLANKMLNLSMEAFLNEKLEFKNKIMRFEDRMHKLQKEALNQIAIEMAETKFINKEESTYYISLARVVKAFERIADISIEIVDTASEYYLNIPRTTIPERFRRLESKNGV
- a CDS encoding conserved hypothetical protein (KEGG: mth:MTH1723 hypothetical protein~SPTR: O27756 Putative uncharacterized protein); protein product: MVKLSKLFDILMAGVISAIVTFTTIKLGIGGTVLGAALGSMLYQFLSHYIKEPLKEPVKNIRTKKIESSVVYTIPLFLVLSIEIIYVLHPFYWKSEKIFYFLEGITNWNLFRSIGIGLSAMGLYLLFFPSDIKQKHGYLLILVSLIMLTRGFCDVGGSISDVIKTFLELSYPYLSFIIIFLLLYLIIHILKESVEIKIDEGEKNEEKKN
- a CDS encoding metallophosphoesterase (COGs: COG1409 phosphohydrolase~InterPro IPR004843~KEGG: mth:MTH1722 transcriptional regulator Icc related protein~PFAM: metallophosphoesterase~SPTR: O27755 Transcriptional regulator Icc related protein~PFAM: Calcineurin-like phosphoesterase), which produces MNKFSLITDLGDFMDKTIIHLSDIHFGDKTFSSELKRNLTSGIENINPDIIVVAGDVTTNGYKYEYELASEFIEELNDIADTYVVPGNHDARNVGLVHFEKLIGHRKFLHIDKSGEFAIIGLDSSQPDIDDGQIGIDQMEWAHDKLKRIPNGFIKIVTFHHHLLPIPQTGRERNILLDCGDVLKLLIDCGVDFVLNGHKHVPNVWMIEKMATINSGTATTRRLRGESFPSYNELTITDEKIHVNLINTENNVKKTIAQYGISKEEEAEIVYYY